tctttaataagttaataataaaaattcagtaaagttatttgataataataaataatgaaatcatattagcacacaatgactatcaaagtacaacgttGTTcatagtcaattaaatagtgctattgTTGTTTTGGAGTCATACTTGTATGCGATTTCAggctgaatattcaaagtatcatGTTAAACAATATAGGGGGGgggtgtcacaagttgtcactgaacgaatgtgcgaatataaaaccaactttagtgacaaggcagcactgtccCGATTGGGCTTGTAATGATCCTGTCTATTGTCCCAAGCATCTCTCACGCTGGCCCtggtccttattgttgagccctgtactgtacaatatactacagtaatgtttataatactgtacataatataGCATTTACAACAGTTTGTTAATTAATTCTACATCATACTGTAGTATACCTCAATCCAGAAAACGCTGAACCTGAACTGTTGACTAAACACTCACTGTGACGTCTCTGCATGTGAGAGATGTTATCAAACAGACCACGTATTACAAATATTCCGTGACAtttataatatcattaatattaagaTTAAGATATATAAGAAAAGTCATTAAAACCGCTTACATTTCACATCCTCTCCACCTACGTTACATTTTGTGTCCACTAAAGTTTGCTAACTTCCAAGTACATTTAGCTAAACACATTAAAGAGCTTCGTGATAATACCAGACTTCGGTTCATTTTGTTTTCGATAACACTTACACACAAAGCGTCCACACCATAATGCTTCAAAACAAAGgcttttacaaataaaacaatgttcatttctgACCTTTCGTTCTTCTGTTTACCAGACACCGACGACACACGCTGACAGGCGTGTTGcgcttcagccaatcacatttaaCAACAAACCAAAATCAACCAATCCGCATCGAGCAACCTGCAGCTCTGACCCGGATGTGCAGTATATAGCAGTACGGATGACGCTGAGGCTCTGAATTAAAGGTTCCGTTTGGCGCTTTTGAAATGGCGGATACTTTTATTATGGCTAAAATCAGACATTAAATGAGTGTTATGGGAATGTAGAAAAGCTagcataatatatgtatattaagACATCGATTATTATTTCGACAGTCTTAAAATTGTCACATTACAATCCAGCAGATGGCGACAAATTCCAATTATTGTTGGTAAATGAATGAGAATGAATGAGAGATCATTTATAACGCTTATCTAAAATTATTtacgtattcattcattcattttcttctcggcttaaaaatgttatatactaAAGATGGCATAGAAAATGTTATTAAAGCCTCTAAGGGGACATATTATGCACCCTTTTAGAAGATAAATCTCCAATGTTCCTATAGTGTGTatttgaagtttcagctcaaaataccccacagataatgttttataactctttgataCTGCCCCTTTTAGTTTTTTATCCAAATTGtgcagttttggtgactgtcgttttaaatttaaatgagattgtgctcttttcaaaaaaaaaaaaaacagcttcaaatgcctgtgtgtcagcatagtggcagattcaaaaactagacaaaggcagtttctcaattccaagaacgttgagaatggacttgtgttcttgtgaagccaggtcacctcggaagaacgaactcaggagacagAGAGAATAGAGAAcacatcctgtgagaaatgagatgctgtgttcgtCCTGATGGTCACTTGACCATCACACATttttaactgaaaattatttaaacattacagcattcatacaacatttatgttttttccccttttcaatatatgtataacatgcacaaaaccttacaaatatacttttaataaaacagattttaatatgaattacagcaaataaacacctattttgtgtttatgtctttattaagattttcatgttattgtttactttcaccgtctcatttagggaaactcctgagataaataagttttaTCCCTGAACTTTaacaataaatctatataaaatcctacgcttcccacctcctttaacccgtcgcaatgacttctgggacttctacagtgagttcggtgctcaagtctgcatcagtgcgtccttgatatcaagaacacatctggtAACTTTTACGTGTCCTCCATTTTTGTGGTCTAgagtattggaactgaatttTAGCTGCTGATGATGaagttacacgagaacacgaagACGCAAGAACGCATTTTGAGAAACAGCccaatgtcctatgctaatgagggagagatcatcattaatgggcggggctttccccctctgatgacacgtacaaaggcagaatgtcaatcagagtgttactgcagactgtttttatcacgtgtgattaaaaacaataaaattaatacattgtttactattaaaagctggttatattcacatacTGTTATCATACAACTGTGTTTAATccacttataaaagtgatttttgcataatatgtgccctttttatatttgtatctgccaacataggctcattctgaaaacgtttcatcttttttttaaattattgttttcacctttaatgtataggacagtggagattattgacaggaaagcatggggagcagagagaggggaaggatggcataggaccgcgaggcgggaatcgaaaaAACGTGGTAATtatggtttagggaagtgggtgggcgggtcaatcagtgcttttgaaaacactattggttggatgtaggcaaggaggagggtgggtcagtcgttctgtcagtcagtcattcagtcagtcgacagagccctctggtggatttacttgagaagagcaggcgtgaatggcattcgcgagagaaatttgagcgtacacagcggcctctagtggatttgcgaaaacaaaactgcattggatgggatgtatttggcactctccaaaaAATTATACAGTGgtaaattttcagaatgagcctgggttggtatctGCTTCTCTCTTACCTCTTACACAggaaaaccaataataataaaagtctcaTCGTTGCATCAGCTCCagttacagcacaaaatattcaAAGAGTTCAAATATCTTTATTGAGCAAATTGATCAAATGTCACTCAATAATACATAATCAGTTTGTTCCACATCTCATTTTTATAGTTTTGAATGAGACTTACAGCAAATGTTTGTAagggatatatttatatatatatataaaatatatagcaaaTACAGTATCATTATCATATGCACTCAGCAGGATATACGTCTATCAAAAGTGGCAATGCAGACAGTGCTTGTTAATGCccctcaaaaaaaagaaaaatctgagtTAAAGCCCATTAACCCCTCCAGTAAAATACTAACCCTACTAAATTCAGTAAGGCAGTGGATTCAGTCTGATCCTGATTTTAATGATTCTATTGTATTCCCATAATTTCAGGAAAATGCTAATTGAAAATcaaagaaatatgacaacactCAGCATGTAGCGGATTAAAACCGTGATGCCAAAATAGTGTTAAAGTCATCATGCGTAGAAAAGAATTAAACGCTGTCTACACATTACATttgtaatgaaaacaaaaaatgatgTCGAAGGAGGTTTTGTTGATGGGGCGGGACTAGTGTTTCTCCTCCTTCTCCATTTGAAGACTTCAGCCCTGTAAAAGCTAGTGGTTCACTCCAGTTTCAGCAGCTCTACGTCAAATATAAGCGTGGCATTGGGAGGAATGACACCTGGGTGTCCCGTGGCCCCGTACGCCATATCTGGGGTGCAGGTGATCTTCGCCCGCTGACCCAAACTCATCTGAAATTAGACAGAAATTGGATACAGCATATATTGGAGAGCAACATAAGCTCCAGAACACATCCCAGCAGGCACGCAACATCATATGACGTACACCTATAGTTTTATTTTGGTTGTGACGTCACATGACCAACATTTTACGTCAATTTGCTGTCTGGTTTGGTTGGTTTCAGGTTGTGGTATTAactaactaaaatccaacataaTTTTTACGTCATGATATGACATTCATACAATGTCAAAGTTTAACATCAGTAGAAATTTATCTTTGGTTTGTTTTATCTTATGTAATTACCCAACTAAAATTCTACATCACTTTAGTGTCATAATGTCAGTCCATACAATGTTAAAAGCTAACATCATTAGCCGTTgatctttggttgattttatgttgtgtcGTGAACTAATATTCATCTTTATGTTGAAGGCTGACCTCAAACTGACGTTGGTTTCTGACGTCAACTTGATTTTCATATACAACCAAAATTCAAAGTTAGTCTGACGTTGGAGTTCAGCATCAATTTTACGTCTGTGTGATGTCTGGTGCCTGCTGAAATGAATGCAGACTCAATTACTTGTGCGACTCCTTCCTCCCAGCCCTTGATGACTTCCTGTCGGCCGATCTTGAACTTGAATGGCTTGTTTCTGTCTCGTGACGAGTCAAACTTCTTTCCATTCTGCAGCATCCCTGcaattaaagtacaaatgaaatcaaaactaaccttattgattttgttagctcacattgctggtTTCGTGGTggacaattcatctgtgcatgtcattaggaaaaaaaaatggtttgcccttgtaatctttaagtgaaatctgaaaatgcacttcctgttttgaaaatgcacttcctgtctgtctgaggtattaggcttggctaacatacttaaccacaccctccagctgtcagttttgacaacaaacagaaatctGTATGGTTGTAAgaactcttctaaaaccctttttcaaatctgctctcggtcgtggaggatctcagactggctaaagcagactctaaatcatcagtcctcatcttgctggatttatcagctgcttttgacactgtaaaccaccagatcctgctatctacgcttgagtcactgggcgtcgcaggcactgttattcaatggttcagttcgtacctctcggacaggtcattcagggtgtcgtggaggggagaagtgtccaacctacagcatctaaacactggggtacctcagggctctgttcttgggccacttctcttctctatctacacggcatctttaggaacagtcatccagaaacatggtttttcctaccactgctatgctgatgacacccagctatacctctcttttcaccctgacgatccctcggttccagctcgcatttcagcctgcctgtcagacatttcacactggatgaaagatcatcatctccagcttaacctcatgaaaacggaaatgcttgaagtttctgccaacccgactcttcaccataacttttcaatccagatggatggggcaaccattactgcatccaaaatggtaaaaagccttggagtaacaattgatgaccaactgaacttctctgaccacatttctagaactgctcgatcttgcagattcgcactctacaacatcagaaaggtccgacccttcctatctgaacatacagctcaactcattgttcaagctcttgttctctccaaactggactattgcaactctctgctagccgggctaccagctagttctatcaaacctcttcagctgcttcagaacgcagcagcacgagtggtctttgatgaacccaaaagagcacatgtcactccgctactcaaccgtttgcactggctgccagttgctgcccgcatcaaattcaaagctctgatgtttgcttacaaagtgacctctagcttggctccttcatatctgctctcacttctgcagatatatgtgccctccagaaacttgcgttctgtgaatgaacgtcgcctcgttgttccatccctaagagggaagaaatcactttcccgaactctcacattcaatctgcccagttggtggaatgaactccctaactacatcagaacggcagagtcacttgctgtcttcaagaaacgactaaaaacgcaactgtttagtctccactttccttcctaatctgcaactgcctctctggctataccactaactgtgccctctctctctctctctctctctctctctctatctccaaaaaaaaaaaaagaaaaaaaaaaaaaaaaaatttttactaatgctttgcttcttagactttacacacctgaaacttgtctatagcacttgttcactgctgctcttatagttgtgtaaattgcttccttgtcctcatttgtaagtcgctttggataaaagcgtctgctaaatgactaaatgtaaatgtaaatgtggaggccatttgagtacagtgaactttttcaagaaatcagtctgagatga
Above is a genomic segment from Danio aesculapii chromosome 20, fDanAes4.1, whole genome shotgun sequence containing:
- the fkbp1b gene encoding peptidyl-prolyl cis-trans isomerase FKBP1B, giving the protein MGVEVETISPGDGRTFPKKGQTCVVHYIGMLQNGKKFDSSRDRNKPFKFKIGRQEVIKGWEEGVAQMSLGQRAKITCTPDMAYGATGHPGVIPPNATLIFDVELLKLE